The proteins below come from a single Iocasia fonsfrigidae genomic window:
- a CDS encoding Mini-ribonuclease 3 — protein sequence MEEQEARLLSPGLLAYIGDSIYEVMARDYLLKKGYRSLNELHQYTVKIVNASAQAKALRKLEASLSKKELSIVRRGRNYKGGNIPANSSVIDYRMSTGLEALFGYHYLSGNYERLDFIWEKIVEVLFEE from the coding sequence ATGGAAGAACAGGAAGCAAGGTTATTATCACCAGGTTTGTTAGCCTATATAGGTGATAGTATCTATGAGGTGATGGCCAGGGATTATCTATTGAAAAAGGGGTATCGTTCCTTAAATGAACTACATCAATATACTGTTAAGATAGTAAATGCTTCAGCCCAGGCTAAAGCACTCCGTAAATTGGAGGCTAGTCTGTCAAAAAAGGAGTTGTCAATCGTCCGTCGGGGTCGGAATTATAAGGGGGGTAATATACCGGCTAACTCATCAGTGATAGATTATAGAATGAGTACAGGGCTGGAGGCTTTATTTGGTTATCATTATTTGTCTGGTAATTATGAACGGCTTGATTTTATATGGGAGAAGATTGTTGAGGTGCTGTTTGAAGAATAG
- the cysS gene encoding cysteine--tRNA ligase: MLKVYNTLTRKKEEFISLKEGKVGMYVCGLTVQNYSHLGHIRSAINYDVIRRYLEYKGYDVTYIMNFTDVNEKIVSRAAEEGLTMMELAEKYARAYLEDISELNIKPATRYVKATDNIDAIIKMIATLLERGYAYEVNGNVYFSVDKFEDYGKLSGRSLDEMQAGARIDVVEEKRNPMDFALWKKAPEGEKEWDSPWGKGWPGWHIECSAMATKYLGDSFDIHGGGSDLIFPHHENEIAQSEACTGHTFAKYWLHNGPVNLKGEKMSKSLGNFFTTRELLEKYKADEIRYFLLTKNYRTPIDFSEEEVETAKAGLKRLSNLSQKLESLLFNNEQLEEVEGNLSTEGIKDTCRKRRIDFEEAMDDDFNTALAIGVIHELVRDINSFINSPDFTLQQKNCTVLKEAYGVFKELTDILGLSLDDKANLNNDEAVNNLMDFILKIREEAREQKDYQLADRIRDGLGELGFLVKDTTQGVEWERV, encoded by the coding sequence ATGCTTAAAGTTTATAACACTTTAACCAGGAAAAAAGAAGAATTTATTTCGTTAAAAGAGGGTAAGGTGGGGATGTATGTCTGTGGTTTGACTGTGCAGAATTATTCTCATCTAGGTCATATCAGGAGTGCAATTAATTATGATGTTATTAGACGTTACCTGGAATATAAGGGATATGATGTTACCTATATCATGAATTTTACTGATGTAAATGAAAAAATAGTAAGCCGGGCAGCAGAGGAGGGCCTGACAATGATGGAACTGGCAGAAAAATATGCCCGGGCTTATCTAGAAGATATTAGCGAATTAAATATTAAACCAGCTACCAGATATGTAAAGGCAACTGATAATATAGATGCGATTATTAAAATGATAGCAACCCTGCTGGAGAGGGGGTATGCCTATGAAGTTAATGGTAATGTCTATTTTAGTGTGGATAAATTTGAGGACTATGGTAAACTATCAGGGAGGTCTCTTGATGAAATGCAGGCAGGTGCCCGAATTGATGTAGTTGAGGAGAAAAGAAACCCGATGGATTTTGCTTTATGGAAGAAGGCTCCCGAAGGTGAGAAAGAATGGGATAGCCCCTGGGGTAAGGGATGGCCTGGCTGGCATATAGAGTGTTCAGCTATGGCCACCAAATACCTGGGAGATAGCTTTGATATTCACGGTGGTGGAAGTGATTTAATTTTTCCCCATCATGAAAACGAAATTGCTCAGTCTGAGGCCTGTACTGGCCATACATTTGCCAAATACTGGCTCCATAACGGTCCAGTAAATCTGAAGGGAGAAAAAATGTCTAAATCTCTGGGTAATTTTTTTACTACCAGGGAATTATTGGAGAAATATAAAGCAGATGAAATACGGTATTTCCTCCTGACCAAGAATTACCGGACACCGATTGATTTTAGTGAAGAAGAGGTGGAGACTGCTAAAGCGGGTCTTAAAAGGCTAAGTAATCTTTCTCAGAAGTTAGAGTCCCTGCTATTTAATAATGAACAGTTGGAAGAAGTAGAGGGGAATCTATCTACTGAGGGAATTAAAGATACATGTCGAAAAAGGCGTATTGATTTTGAAGAGGCCATGGATGATGATTTCAATACAGCCTTAGCGATTGGGGTTATCCATGAACTGGTTCGTGATATAAATAGCTTTATAAATAGTCCTGACTTTACCTTGCAACAAAAAAACTGTACTGTACTGAAGGAGGCTTATGGGGTATTTAAAGAACTTACTGATATTCTTGGACTTAGCTTAGATGATAAAGCGAATCTTAATAATGATGAGGCTGTTAATAATTTAATGGATTTCATTCTTAAAATAAGGGAAGAGGCAAGAGAACAGAAGGATTATCAGCTGGCTGACAGGATACGGGACGGCTTGGGTGAACTGGGTTTTCTTGTCAAAGATACTACGCAAGGTGTGGAATGGGAGAGGGTTTAA
- the gltX gene encoding glutamate--tRNA ligase — translation MSGMRLRFPPSPTGKIHIGNMRTALFNWLWARKNKGKLVLRIEDTDLERSTKEFEEIILKEMKWLGLDVDEGVGIGGDYGPYRQSERIDIYQKYAEKLLEEGKAYYCYCLPEELDKMREEAASKGEMPRYNQHCRTLSAEDVEKYKKEGRNPVIRFKVPDEDREIIIDDIIRGKISFNTSVLDDFIIYKSDGMPTYNFAVVIDDALMKISQVIRGEDHISNTPKQLLIYEALGFDLPRFAHLPLILDENKAKLKKRSDSDTVYIGEYRENGYLPEALFNFLSLLGWSAKDDQEIMSREEIISHFDIADVNKSPAVFDVEKLNWMNGKYIREADLDRIVELSIPYLKDAGYISDDVSDEKYEWVKRVIEVSRNKVDYLSQIPYEAELFFKELEFADKKEAVEEFKGENVELVFTTLKEKLRELEEFNPDSINKIFNIMRKNLPVKARTIYHPTRVALTGLNSGPELNHVIYILGLDEVEKRLDSALEMVN, via the coding sequence ATGTCAGGAATGCGTTTGCGTTTTCCTCCCAGTCCGACAGGTAAGATCCATATCGGTAATATGCGTACTGCCTTATTTAACTGGCTGTGGGCCAGGAAAAATAAGGGGAAACTAGTTTTAAGGATTGAAGATACAGACCTGGAAAGGTCCACTAAAGAGTTTGAAGAGATAATCCTAAAAGAGATGAAGTGGCTTGGACTTGATGTTGACGAAGGTGTAGGTATTGGTGGGGATTATGGTCCTTACCGGCAGTCAGAAAGAATAGATATATACCAGAAATATGCTGAGAAACTACTGGAAGAAGGTAAAGCGTATTATTGTTACTGTTTACCTGAAGAATTAGATAAAATGAGGGAAGAGGCTGCCAGCAAGGGTGAAATGCCTCGTTATAACCAACACTGCCGTACCTTGTCTGCAGAAGATGTTGAAAAATATAAAAAAGAAGGTAGGAATCCTGTTATCAGGTTTAAAGTTCCTGATGAGGATAGAGAGATAATCATTGATGATATTATTAGAGGTAAAATATCCTTTAATACCAGTGTGCTTGATGATTTCATTATCTACAAATCAGATGGAATGCCTACATATAATTTTGCTGTAGTTATTGATGATGCTTTAATGAAAATAAGTCAGGTTATCAGAGGAGAAGATCATATATCAAATACCCCTAAACAGTTATTGATTTATGAGGCTCTTGGTTTTGATTTACCTAGGTTTGCACATCTCCCATTAATACTTGATGAGAATAAGGCCAAATTGAAAAAACGTAGTGATAGTGATACCGTATATATTGGGGAATATAGAGAAAATGGTTATCTCCCTGAAGCTCTATTTAATTTTTTATCACTACTCGGCTGGTCAGCAAAGGATGATCAGGAAATAATGTCAAGGGAAGAGATCATATCTCATTTTGATATTGCAGATGTTAATAAAAGTCCTGCTGTGTTTGATGTTGAAAAACTAAACTGGATGAATGGTAAATATATCAGAGAGGCAGACCTGGATAGGATTGTTGAATTATCTATTCCGTATTTAAAAGATGCTGGATACATTAGTGATGATGTATCAGATGAAAAATATGAATGGGTAAAAAGGGTTATAGAGGTTAGCAGGAACAAGGTTGATTATCTGTCCCAGATACCTTATGAGGCTGAACTTTTCTTCAAAGAACTGGAATTTGCGGATAAAAAAGAGGCTGTTGAAGAATTTAAGGGAGAAAATGTGGAACTGGTTTTTACAACCCTTAAAGAAAAACTCAGGGAACTGGAGGAATTTAACCCTGATTCAATAAATAAAATTTTTAACATAATGAGGAAAAATTTGCCTGTAAAAGCCAGGACTATTTATCATCCAACAAGGGTAGCTCTCACTGGCTTAAACTCAGGACCGGAGTTAAATCATGTAATTTATATTCTGGGTTTAGATGAAGTAGAGAAACGTTTGGATAGTGCCCTTGAAATGGTTAATTAG
- a CDS encoding HutP family protein, with protein sequence MLVKDIMSDNPITINPEATVFEAEKLMSLNKIGRLIVVEDGKVIGMVSDGDLVVEHELNASITRFMSEDIITISLDTTVQEAARHLSDNHIGGLPVLNDDHKLVGIVTADDIVSGYLKDEENERAMEKRTITPESSAIYLAMTRSREYEEYWLEKIKGYGYKGAITQTGASAEKLPIKLRESTTVAAIARGVISENSREKIAISNAVKDAYSQLALINPGLGGGFKIAIVRGEGHIAAAIFGKFGHALVDGPEQLTVGTSVI encoded by the coding sequence ATGCTAGTAAAGGATATCATGTCAGATAATCCGATCACAATAAATCCTGAGGCAACAGTATTTGAAGCTGAGAAACTTATGTCACTAAATAAGATTGGAAGGTTAATAGTAGTTGAAGATGGTAAAGTGATTGGGATGGTAAGTGATGGTGACCTGGTAGTTGAACATGAACTAAATGCTTCGATAACTAGGTTTATGTCAGAAGATATAATTACGATTAGCCTGGATACGACTGTGCAGGAGGCAGCGCGCCATCTCTCTGATAATCATATCGGTGGTCTGCCTGTACTTAATGATGATCATAAACTGGTGGGGATTGTAACAGCAGATGATATAGTATCTGGTTATCTTAAAGATGAAGAAAATGAAAGGGCTATGGAAAAGAGGACCATAACACCAGAGAGTTCAGCAATTTATCTGGCTATGACCAGGAGCCGTGAATATGAAGAATACTGGCTGGAGAAAATTAAGGGGTATGGCTATAAGGGGGCTATCACCCAGACAGGTGCCAGTGCAGAGAAATTACCTATTAAGTTAAGGGAGAGCACTACAGTTGCAGCAATTGCCCGTGGGGTTATTTCTGAAAATTCACGGGAGAAGATAGCTATTTCCAATGCTGTAAAAGATGCGTACAGCCAGCTTGCCTTGATAAATCCGGGACTTGGTGGTGGGTTTAAAATAGCTATCGTCCGTGGGGAAGGCCATATAGCGGCAGCAATATTTGGTAAGTTTGGCCATGCCCTGGTAGATGGTCCAGAACAATTAACTGTGGGTACCAGTGTAATATAG
- the ispF gene encoding 2-C-methyl-D-erythritol 2,4-cyclodiphosphate synthase encodes MRVGLGFDVHGFKKDRPLIIAGIHIPYQYGLMGHSDADVLTHALMDAILGAMAKGDIGRHFPDSNQRYKNINSLLLLDEVYKLLMEEEYRIENIDLVLMAEKPKISPYYNKIISKYAEVLQINKKRINMKATTTEGLGFVGREEGMAAQAVVLIESNERG; translated from the coding sequence GTGAGAGTAGGTTTAGGTTTTGATGTTCATGGATTTAAAAAGGACCGGCCGTTGATAATAGCCGGGATACATATTCCTTATCAATATGGTTTGATGGGGCATTCAGATGCAGATGTGCTGACACATGCCTTAATGGATGCTATTTTAGGTGCTATGGCTAAAGGTGATATAGGAAGACATTTTCCAGATAGTAATCAGCGTTATAAGAATATCAATAGCTTATTATTACTGGATGAGGTCTATAAATTACTTATGGAAGAAGAATATAGGATTGAAAATATTGATTTAGTACTTATGGCAGAAAAACCGAAAATATCACCGTATTATAATAAAATAATTAGTAAGTATGCCGAGGTTTTACAGATCAATAAAAAGAGGATTAATATGAAGGCAACAACTACTGAGGGGCTTGGGTTTGTTGGAAGGGAAGAGGGAATGGCTGCCCAGGCTGTTGTTTTAATTGAGAGTAATGAAAGGGGATAA
- the ispD gene encoding 2-C-methyl-D-erythritol 4-phosphate cytidylyltransferase, which translates to MSIGVVIPAAGQGSRMNSQTNKQYLGLADRPVLAHTIALFSDNPQIKEIIVVVRQEEIKYCREKVINKYFNNKKIRIIAGGETRRESVFAGLRVFSPAINYVIIHDGARPILPVSVVERVILTVKENDAVSVGVKPKNTIKRVDGKGYVLETLDRGELVSIQTPQAFSRELIMKAHQEVASDLKVTDDAALVEFLGYQVKIISGSEENIKITTPEDMFIAESILENRRR; encoded by the coding sequence ATGTCTATAGGAGTTGTGATACCTGCAGCAGGTCAGGGTTCAAGGATGAATAGCCAGACTAATAAACAGTATTTAGGTCTGGCTGATCGTCCTGTTCTTGCCCATACTATTGCCCTGTTTTCTGACAATCCTCAGATTAAAGAGATAATTGTTGTTGTCAGGCAGGAAGAAATAAAGTACTGCAGGGAAAAGGTTATAAACAAATATTTTAATAATAAAAAGATCAGAATAATTGCTGGGGGAGAGACCAGGCGCGAATCGGTTTTTGCTGGTTTAAGGGTCTTTTCACCAGCAATTAATTATGTTATAATTCATGATGGTGCTCGACCGATTTTGCCGGTTTCTGTTGTAGAAAGGGTTATACTTACTGTTAAGGAAAATGATGCAGTTAGCGTGGGGGTAAAACCTAAAAATACTATAAAAAGGGTGGATGGGAAGGGTTATGTCCTTGAGACCCTGGATAGAGGAGAATTGGTTTCTATCCAGACACCCCAGGCCTTTAGCAGAGAACTTATTATGAAGGCACATCAGGAGGTAGCTAGTGACCTAAAGGTTACAGATGATGCAGCACTGGTTGAGTTCTTAGGATATCAGGTTAAGATTATTAGTGGCTCAGAGGAAAATATTAAGATAACTACCCCTGAAGATATGTTTATAGCAGAAAGTATACTTGAGAACAGGAGAAGATAA
- a CDS encoding PIN/TRAM domain-containing protein, with amino-acid sequence MLKKIMKSILAIFGAIIGYELVDVLDLATEFPKPVWENIDRWFISTQFIGIIIGLLFGFFVVSFLLEKLLQLIINFEYKLKEVSWKKIVISISGIIIGLLIGILISISFPVLKSHRIGQYLQVLINLVCAYLGFSLLTYKEIEIIKLFEKSNKNKMDNIYDDEISSKILDTSVIIDGRIADICKSGFVEGTLIVSEFVLEELRHIADSSDVLKRNRGRRGLDILKQMQKESNINIQIIEQDFDEINEVDSKLVRLAQIMDAKIVTNDYNLNKVAELQGVFVLNINELANAVKPIVLPGEEMDVKVIKEGKEDGQGVAYLDDGTMIVVDDGVNYMGKKISVLVTSILQTAAGRMIFAKPKAREQINLIKG; translated from the coding sequence GTGCTAAAAAAAATAATGAAGTCCATCTTGGCTATATTTGGTGCAATTATAGGATATGAGCTTGTTGATGTTTTAGACCTGGCAACTGAGTTTCCAAAACCTGTCTGGGAGAACATAGACCGCTGGTTTATAAGCACACAATTTATTGGCATTATTATCGGGTTATTGTTTGGTTTTTTTGTTGTTTCTTTTTTATTGGAGAAATTATTGCAATTAATTATTAATTTTGAGTACAAATTAAAAGAGGTATCATGGAAGAAAATAGTGATTAGTATTTCAGGAATTATTATAGGCCTATTAATAGGTATACTTATAAGTATTTCTTTTCCTGTTTTAAAAAGTCATCGCATCGGGCAATATTTGCAGGTATTAATAAATTTGGTTTGTGCATACCTTGGATTCAGCCTCTTGACTTACAAAGAGATTGAGATTATCAAGCTGTTTGAAAAGAGCAACAAAAATAAAATGGATAATATTTACGATGATGAGATTAGTAGTAAAATTCTTGATACCAGTGTTATAATTGATGGTAGGATAGCAGATATATGTAAAAGTGGTTTTGTAGAAGGAACGTTAATAGTATCTGAATTTGTACTTGAAGAGTTACGTCATATAGCTGATTCATCAGATGTACTAAAACGTAACCGTGGTAGGCGTGGGCTTGATATTTTAAAACAGATGCAGAAGGAAAGTAATATAAACATTCAGATCATAGAACAGGATTTTGATGAAATTAATGAAGTAGATAGTAAATTGGTAAGATTGGCCCAAATCATGGATGCCAAGATAGTAACTAATGACTACAATCTCAATAAAGTTGCTGAATTACAGGGTGTTTTTGTACTTAATATTAATGAATTGGCAAATGCTGTTAAACCGATTGTGCTACCAGGTGAAGAGATGGATGTTAAGGTGATTAAAGAGGGAAAAGAAGATGGTCAAGGTGTTGCTTATCTTGATGATGGTACCATGATAGTTGTTGATGATGGTGTTAATTATATGGGTAAAAAGATTTCTGTCTTAGTAACCAGTATATTACAGACAGCAGCAGGTAGGATGATTTTTGCTAAACCCAAAGCCAGGGAACAGATTAATCTAATTAAGGGGTAA
- a CDS encoding CarD family transcriptional regulator has protein sequence MFKVGDKVVYPNHGAGTIIGLETKEILGEEKKYFIMQLPIGEMKVMIPVEKVDEIGIRRVIDEEEADDVLRLLKGEKSKMSQNWNRRFRANMEKLKTGDIYEVAEVVRNLTIRDHEKGLSTGEKKMLNNSRQILISELVLSKDMDEEEVDLLISEVFNDNPYMDEEE, from the coding sequence TTGTTTAAGGTAGGCGATAAAGTAGTCTATCCCAATCATGGTGCTGGTACAATAATAGGACTAGAAACAAAAGAAATCCTAGGTGAAGAAAAAAAATATTTTATTATGCAGTTACCTATTGGTGAAATGAAGGTCATGATACCTGTCGAAAAAGTAGATGAAATAGGTATTAGAAGGGTTATAGATGAAGAAGAGGCTGACGATGTTTTGAGACTACTTAAGGGTGAAAAAAGCAAAATGTCCCAGAATTGGAACCGACGTTTCCGTGCAAATATGGAGAAACTTAAAACAGGGGATATATATGAAGTAGCTGAAGTTGTCCGCAATTTAACTATTAGGGACCATGAAAAAGGGCTTTCTACTGGTGAAAAGAAGATGCTTAATAATTCCAGACAGATATTAATTAGTGAATTAGTATTATCAAAGGATATGGATGAAGAAGAGGTTGATTTATTAATTAGTGAAGTGTTTAATGATAATCCATATATGGATGAAGAAGAATAA
- the disA gene encoding DNA integrity scanning diadenylate cyclase DisA: MSRENQLAEILKMIAPGTVLREGLENVLRAGTGGLIVIGDSEEVLGIVDGGFNINAELNPARLYELAKMDGAMVLDSDADRILCANAQLIPDPSIPSSETGTRHRTAERVAKQTGELVIAISQRRNIITLYKNNLKHILEDIRVILSKANQAVQTLEKYRNVLDQALTNLSALEFEDLVTISDVVTVIQRAEMVLKIEKEIKKFINELGIEGRLIKMQLQELIVNVKEEGILLIMDYMADNEEDDEFEPEDLLMELTNWSSDEMLSLNTISKALGHGGSVNSMDLSVSPRGYRLLRKIPRLPMPVIENLVAQFTSLQDIINASPDELDDVDGIGEVRAQAIKEGLRRLRDQVLLDRHI; encoded by the coding sequence ATGAGCAGAGAAAATCAATTAGCTGAGATTTTAAAAATGATAGCACCAGGTACAGTACTGAGGGAAGGCCTGGAAAATGTGCTGCGGGCTGGTACTGGGGGTCTTATAGTAATAGGCGATAGTGAAGAAGTACTAGGTATAGTCGATGGAGGGTTTAATATTAATGCAGAACTTAACCCAGCACGGCTTTATGAATTAGCTAAAATGGATGGAGCTATGGTTTTAGATAGTGATGCTGATCGGATTCTCTGTGCTAATGCCCAGTTAATACCTGATCCCTCAATCCCCTCTTCTGAGACAGGTACCAGGCATAGAACTGCTGAAAGAGTTGCCAAGCAGACGGGAGAACTAGTAATTGCTATTTCACAGAGGAGAAATATCATTACCCTTTATAAGAATAACCTCAAACATATCCTGGAAGATATCAGAGTGATCCTATCAAAGGCCAACCAGGCAGTCCAGACACTAGAAAAATATCGCAATGTCCTTGATCAAGCCCTGACAAATTTAAGTGCTCTTGAGTTTGAAGACCTGGTTACTATTTCTGATGTAGTTACTGTGATACAACGGGCAGAAATGGTACTTAAAATTGAAAAAGAAATTAAAAAATTTATAAATGAACTGGGTATTGAAGGAAGACTAATTAAGATGCAGTTGCAGGAATTAATAGTAAATGTTAAAGAGGAAGGCATTTTATTAATTATGGATTATATGGCTGATAATGAAGAAGATGATGAGTTTGAACCTGAAGATCTATTAATGGAATTAACAAACTGGTCTTCAGATGAGATGTTATCCCTAAATACTATAAGCAAGGCTTTAGGACACGGTGGCTCTGTTAATTCCATGGACCTTTCAGTCTCTCCCAGGGGATACAGATTATTGAGGAAGATCCCTAGGCTGCCTATGCCTGTTATAGAAAATTTGGTTGCTCAATTTACAAGTTTGCAGGATATAATTAATGCTTCACCAGATGAACTTGATGATGTCGATGGTATAGGAGAAGTGCGTGCCCAGGCAATAAAAGAAGGATTAAGGCGTTTAAGGGATCAAGTCTTATTAGATCGTCATATATAG
- the radA gene encoding DNA repair protein RadA produces MARDRVDYTCEECGYKSSKWMGRCPNCDTWNSFVERRANKGSGKQVQLRVEPSPITKIEAGVRARSSSGIGELDRVLGGGIVSGSLVLLGGAPGIGKSTLILQAASLFSKTNGQVLYVSGEESATQIKLRAERLKAINNSLYILAETEFDQISVALHKGNYDLVIIDSIQTVYEPKLDSAPGSIPQVKEITNQLMKIAKTKNIPIFLIGHVTKEGNLAGPRVMEHLVDAVLQFEGDRNYSYRILRAVKNRYGSTNEVGVFEMKGSGMEEVLNPSQLFLEERPDGVSGSVIAPVIEGSRPLLIEVQSLVSSSTFSAPQRLTTGVDYKRVSILLAVLEKKAGFNFQTKDVHINITGGFKVDEPALDLGIISAIISSYQDQVIPDGLAVIGEVGLAGEVRAVSQIEQRIKEAKKLGFNRIIIPQGNFKGLNFDPEVNIVGIVNIHQLLQHISKVG; encoded by the coding sequence ATGGCGAGAGACAGGGTTGATTATACGTGTGAGGAATGCGGCTATAAGAGCTCCAAATGGATGGGACGTTGTCCGAATTGTGATACCTGGAATTCGTTTGTTGAAAGGAGAGCTAATAAGGGCAGTGGGAAACAGGTTCAGCTTAGGGTTGAACCCAGTCCAATTACAAAAATTGAAGCTGGAGTGCGTGCTCGTTCTTCCTCCGGGATTGGTGAATTAGACCGTGTCCTGGGGGGCGGGATTGTAAGTGGGTCTCTGGTTTTACTTGGAGGAGCCCCTGGTATTGGGAAATCAACCCTGATATTACAGGCGGCTTCCCTTTTTAGTAAAACTAATGGCCAGGTTTTATATGTTTCAGGTGAGGAATCAGCTACCCAGATAAAACTGAGGGCGGAGAGATTAAAGGCCATTAATAATAGTTTATATATTCTGGCTGAAACCGAGTTTGACCAGATAAGTGTAGCCCTACATAAAGGTAATTATGACCTGGTAATAATTGATTCTATTCAGACGGTCTATGAACCAAAACTGGATAGTGCCCCTGGTAGTATTCCTCAGGTTAAAGAGATTACTAATCAGCTTATGAAAATAGCCAAGACTAAAAATATACCAATCTTTTTAATTGGGCATGTTACTAAAGAGGGCAACCTGGCAGGGCCGAGAGTTATGGAACATCTGGTTGATGCAGTACTCCAGTTTGAAGGTGACCGCAACTACTCTTATCGTATCTTACGAGCGGTTAAGAATAGGTATGGTTCAACTAATGAGGTTGGGGTTTTTGAAATGAAGGGTTCCGGTATGGAAGAAGTACTAAATCCTTCCCAATTATTCTTGGAGGAGAGACCTGACGGGGTATCTGGTTCTGTAATAGCACCTGTTATTGAAGGAAGCAGACCATTATTGATCGAGGTGCAGTCTCTGGTATCTTCTTCAACTTTTTCTGCGCCACAGCGTTTAACTACTGGTGTTGATTATAAAAGGGTATCTATTTTACTGGCTGTTCTGGAGAAAAAAGCCGGTTTCAACTTTCAGACTAAAGATGTCCATATTAATATTACAGGCGGGTTCAAGGTAGATGAGCCGGCTCTGGATTTAGGGATTATATCAGCTATCATTTCTAGTTATCAGGATCAGGTTATACCAGATGGACTGGCTGTTATAGGTGAGGTTGGATTAGCAGGTGAGGTCAGAGCAGTCAGCCAGATAGAACAGCGTATTAAAGAAGCAAAAAAACTGGGATTTAATAGGATTATTATTCCACAGGGTAATTTTAAAGGGCTTAATTTTGACCCTGAAGTAAACATTGTGGGAATAGTAAATATACATCAATTATTACAACATATCTCTAAGGTGGGGTGA